The genomic region CGCGGGCCTTCTTCTCGGGTTCGGGCACCTGGTCGGACATGGCGGCCGCGGCGGTTCCGGGCCTGCGCGAGTATGGAAAGACGTGGGCGTAGGTCAGGGGCAGGGCCGCCGCGGCCTCGAGTGTCCGTTCGGCGTCTCCCTCGCTCTCGCCCGGGAAGCCGCTGATGAAGTCCGCGCCCAGGCCGAACACGGGCCAGACCGCGCCCAAGCGGTCCAGGAAGCGGTGCACGTCCTCGGGACCGTAGTGGCCGCGGTGCATGCGGCCGAGCACGGCCGGGGCCAGGCTCTGCAGGGAAAGGTGCAGGTGCGGGCAGAGCATGCGGCTCTCGGACAGCGTCTCCAAGGCCTCGTCCGTGAGCTGGGCCGGGTCCAGGGAGGAGAGGCGCAGCCGCGCGCGGTCTCCCCACTCGGGGGCCAGGCGTTTCTCCAGGTGCCGCACGAGGCGCCAGAGGTTCATGCCCTTGCCGAGTCCCCGCCCGTAATGGCGTAGGTTCACGCCGCTGAGCGATATCTCCCGGACCCCGGCGGCCAGCAGGCGCTCGGCCTCGGCCAGGATGTCGGCCTCGGGCCGGGAGACGCTCGCGCCGCGCGTCAGGGGAACGATGCAGTAGGAGCAGCCGTGCGAACAGCCGTCCTGGATCTTGAGCACGGCTCGGGCGCGCGGATAGTCCGCGATGCGCAGCGCCGGGAAGCTTTTGGGCGCTGCCTGGCGCCCGTCTTCGTCCGTCGCCTCGCCCGGGGCCCCGTCGGAGGCGAAAGGCTTGAGACCGGCCAGGGCCGCCTTGGCCCGCTGCGGCAGGATCTCGGCCACGCCGGGAAGCTTGGCGATGGTCGCCCGGTCCTGCTCGGCCACGCAGCCCACGACGATGATCGCGGCCTCTGGATTCTCCCGGTTCGCTGCCCGGACAGAGGCGCGCACGTCGGCCACGGCCCTGGCCGTGACCGCGCAGGCGTTGATCACCACGAGGTCCGCATCGGCCGCTCCCGGCCGCTCGGCGAGCCCCCGCGCCAGCCACGCCTCGCGCAGCGCCTCGGTTTCGTACTGGTTGATCTTGCAGCCCAGGGTGACGATGCAGAAGCTTTCGGCCTCGGCCGTGATTTCCGTTTTGCTTTTCATTCGGATGCGCTATGAAGGGATAGGAGAAAAATTGTCCGTGCCGGAAAGCATACCCATGAATGCGCGCAATGCAATCCTGTTTTTCGTTTTCTGTCTGGGAGCGCTTTGCACGGGATGCCGTGTGGGAGTCTTCGCGGGCAGCGGTTCCACAGGCGTGGGCGTGGGCGGTGGCGGCAGCGTCGCCGTGGGCGGGAGCACGCGGCCCGTCACCCCGTATTCCTCGGATCGCGAGGCCATGCTGCTGCTCATCAGGAAGGGCGAGTACGAGACTGCGGCCAAGCGGCTGGAAGAGTTGCACGCGGCCGATCCCGA from Desulfovibrio sp. X2 harbors:
- a CDS encoding MiaB/RimO family radical SAM methylthiotransferase; this encodes MKSKTEITAEAESFCIVTLGCKINQYETEALREAWLARGLAERPGAADADLVVINACAVTARAVADVRASVRAANRENPEAAIIVVGCVAEQDRATIAKLPGVAEILPQRAKAALAGLKPFASDGAPGEATDEDGRQAAPKSFPALRIADYPRARAVLKIQDGCSHGCSYCIVPLTRGASVSRPEADILAEAERLLAAGVREISLSGVNLRHYGRGLGKGMNLWRLVRHLEKRLAPEWGDRARLRLSSLDPAQLTDEALETLSESRMLCPHLHLSLQSLAPAVLGRMHRGHYGPEDVHRFLDRLGAVWPVFGLGADFISGFPGESEGDAERTLEAAAALPLTYAHVFPYSRRPGTAAAAMSDQVPEPEKKARAARLRALAGRKARTFLKRLAAQERLDVVLENDSPWRGRCQHYVECRVKDGAAMPPEVERRTIVACRPVGGGQGFIEVEPLG